TACTTTTCGTCGTCGGCACAAACCCAGTCACCCAGTGAGCTTTCGTAGCTGACCAGCTCTTCGGGCTTGAAGTAGATGGGGATCTCGCGAGCAGCGGCTTCGGGTCCGTCACTGCCGTGAACTAGATTCATCTGGCGGCTGACTCCATAGTCACCACGAATGGTTCCGGGGGCGGATTCGCGACCGTTGGTGGAACCCATCATGGATCGCACGACAGAGATGGCTTCCGGGCCTTCTGCGACAAGCGCGACGACGGGACCTGCGGTAATGAATTCTTCAAGCAGCGGGTAGAATGGTTTTTCCACATGTTCTGCATAATGTTCGGCTGCTAATTCTTTGGTGACCTGCAGCATTTTGAGCCCGACGATTTTCAACCCTTTATTTTCAAAGCGGGATAAAAGGGTGCCCGCCAGACGTCGCTGCACCGCATCGGGTTTAATCAGGATCAATGTTTGTTCGAGTGCCATGTGGAGTTCTTTCTATCGTATTAATTGTCTGTAAGGATTTGAGGGAATTAGTTCTGTCCCTGATCAGTCTAAATGCGTTTGTTCGGATGTCTGTGTTAACCCGCAGGCAGATTTTCTTTTACGGAAAATTCACGTCAGAGTGAATTGGAATGAAAATCGTCGCTTATTTCAAGCCTGAACTGCTTGCCTGGGTAAGGCATTCAGGATGAAACTTGTGCCTGTTTAATGCTCTCAAAGAACTGTTGAAACAGGTAATGGCTGTCATGCGGGCCCGCTGACGCTTCGGGGTGATATTGTACGCTGAACGCGGGATAAGTTTTATGCCTCAAGCCTGCGACCGTATTGTCGTTCATGTTAATGTGAGTGACTTCGACCTCGTCAGGCATAGAATCAGGATCGATGGCAAACCCATGGTTCTGTGAGGTGATTTCAACCTGTCCGGTGTCTTGATTGACAACAGGCTGATTGGCACCGCGATGTCCGAATTTGAGTTTGAATGTTTTGCAGCCGCAGGCCAGACCGAGTAACTGATGTCCCAGGCAGATTCCGAAGATAGGAACTTTTCCCAAAAGGCCACGAATGGTTTCGATGGCGTAGGTCAATGGTTCCGGATCGCCGGGGCCGTTTGACAGGAAGACGCCATCCGGATTCAAGTCCAAGACATCCTGTGCGGTACAGTTGCCGGGAAGGATCGTGACTTTGCATCCCAGTTGTTTGAGGTGTCGGGCGATATTCCATTTCATACCGTAATCAATGGCCACAATGTGATAGTCACAGCCGGTATTGCCTTCATTCTCCTTCAGGGTGTCGATGGTGTTTCCGGCGAATGAGTGCGTGGAACTACTTTGTGCGAGTTCGGACAGGCCTTCTTCCCATTCGCACGCCGATTGGGGAATGACCTGACTGACCAGGTCTTGCCCGACCAGTTGCGGGCTGCTTTGTGCTTTTTTCACCAGGGATTCATCGTCAAGATCGACAGTCGAGAGAACTCCAGTCATGGCGCCAACAGTGCGGATTTTCCGGACCAGTGCGCGGGTATCGATGCCTTGCAGGCCGATCACGCCAGCTGCTTTGAGATATTCATCCAGAGTTTGTGTCGCGCGATAATTGCTGGGGATTTCACAAAGCTCACGGATGATGAAGCCTTGTAAAGCGATTCCCGACGATTCGACGTCTTCCGGTACGATTCCGTAGTTGCCGATTTGCGGATAGGTCATGGTGACGATTTGACCGCAGTAAGAGGGGTCAGTCAGGATTTCCTGGTATCCGGTCATGCTCGTGTTGAACACAACTTCACCGTGGACTTCTCCATCCGCACCAAAAGCCGTCCCTGTGAACACACTACCATCGGCAAGGGCTAACTTCGCTGTTTTCTGCATTATCTACACTGATCTCAGGACATGGGAATAAATTTGGTTAAATCTGATATGTTCTATCAAAGATCGGCGCAAATAAAAAGAGACCGGCAGTAGTCCGCCGGCCTCTTCGATAGGATTTTTCTGAGTTTGATCCCCTGGGGAGATTAGCTCACATCTTGTGTCAGTACAAAATTGTCAATGCGGATGATATTCTCATCGGGATCGTTAAAACTATTGAACAATTCTGCCATGATCGAGTGAAAATGTTCACGGCAAATCGAGTAGAAATTGTGTTTTCCGTCACGACGTGCTTCAATCAGACCGGCATCTCGCAGTAATGCCAAGTGGTGGCTGACAGCGGGTTGACTCTGATTCAGCCTTTCGCATAAAGCAGTTACGAATAATTCTTCTTCCTGGGCCAGGTAGAGCATAATTCGAAGTCGTGTCTCGTCAGACAGCAACTTAAATACTTTAACTAAGTTCTTTTCAAGATGATCTGGCAGCGTTGGGAATCGCTGAGTCGATCGCTCTTGGGGCGGATCCACAAGATTTGTGGCCATATTACTAGGTTCCTTTTTTAAATTCATGCAAAAAAGCTCTTTTTAAACCGTCGCATATATTCAGCGAGCGGCTTGTGGGGCATAATTAAGTACGTTCCGCACACGATATCCGTGGGGGGAAGGAGTTACAAAAAACAAGCAGCCAACCGTTGGCCGTACCAACCTTTTACTACATTGTGGCCCAAAATCGCCTGTAATACTTGGCGCGCAGATCTAAGCTGAAGTACCTACTCAACTACTTGTATTGTTTGCCAGACAGGCGAAAGATGTGAGGTTGGGGAGACGCTTCACTTTCTAAAAACAAAACAAAGAACGCTCCCTCAATTCGTTGGCAATTATGGTAGTGCTCTGCCCACTCGTCAACTAGTATTTATCCAGTTTATCTAATTATTCAGAAAATAGCTTGTGGATCGTTTTCTTAAGTCTCTTTTAATATTGGAGTTATGTAGTGTCTGTATCTTCGTTCTGTGATCTTTCCGGCATGAAGGCTTTAGTGACCGGTTCTTCTACCGGAATTGGCAAAGCGATTGCTTTGGAGCTGGCCGACGCGGGCGCTGATGTTTTGATTCATTATCGGAATTCCAAAGACGCAGCGCAGGAAGTGGTGGAACAAATTCAGCAGCGCGGCAGAAAGTCGGCCGCCCTTTCTGCAGATCTGGCGCATCGAGAAAACTATTCTGCGTTCATCGATCAGGCGTTTGGAGAATGGGGGGCATTGGATCTGTGGATTAACAATGCGGGCGTTGATTTATTAACAGGTGCCGAGTCGAAGCTGGACTACGATCATAAGTTGGAAAAACTGTTCGAGGTTGATGTGCGGGGAACGGTGCTGTTGTCACGCGAAGTCGGTTTACGGATGCAGCAACAGGGGACTGGCTGCCTTTTGAATATCGGTTGGGATCAATCGGATCGGGGGATGGAAGGGGATAGCGGCGAATTGTTTGCGGCGAGCAAGAATGCGATTATGGGCTTCAGCCGTTCGCTGGCGGTTTCGCTGGCGCCGGACGTGCGCGTGAATTGCATTGCCCCCGGCTGGATTCAGACCGCCTGGGGGGAGACGGCCAGCGAGGTCTGGCAGGAACGGGTCAGGCAGGAAACCCCCATGAAATGCTGGGGGAAACCCGAAGACATCGCCAAGATGGCGCGTTTTCTCTGCAGCCGTGAAGCCGCTTATATTACCGGGCAGGTGATCAACGTGAATGGCGGCGCGGTGCGCTAAGCTTACCGGTTGGCATCAGTCGGACTCTTTTTTTGTTTGGGTTCGGGCAACAGGTAGGCGATCAGGTCACGGAATTCCTGTAGCGTCATCCGATCAATCAGACCGTTGGGCATGATCGACGTTTTGGACGGAATCATTTCTTCAATGTCACTGATTTTAAATGAGATGATTTTGCCGTTCGAGTCATAGATCGAACGTTCTTTGTTATTGTGTTTATGGTAAATGCCGGACGCGGTCTTGCCATCGATGGTCACGATTGTCAGCGGTAGAAAGCCGGGATCAATGTCCTTGCTGGGATTGATGATGGCTTCCACCAGTTGTTCGCGGTTGAGCGCGATCCGGCCGTTAGTGCGAAGTAAACCGGGGCCGACCTGCTGGCCTCTGCCGTCAATCTGGTGGCAGCGAAAACAGCCGGGACCTTGCGGATGGAAGAAGAGCCGCTGGCCTGCCAGGGGATCGGCGGGGCCTGCTAACGCGTGCATCCACTCGGATAATTGATCCTTTGACGGCTTTTTCTGAGTGACCTGTTGCGTCAAAACTCTCTCAATGAGCGCCGCTTTCTCAACCTTTGCGGTCGCCATTTGTTTTAGTCTGCTCTGTTGCGATTCTTTCAGAGAAGCTCCGGTTAATGTGCGTAGCGCTTCTCTGTTGACGGTTGCGTTTTTGTCTTGTGCCAGTTGTATGAGAGGAGCGATATTTTCCAGCCGAGAAGAATCAAGGTTGATGACGGCTTCTGCGCGTAGATTGGGATCGGCGTTTGCATTCAAGGCCAGTTGCAGCAGTTTCTCGCGAACCGATTTGGTTTTGAGTTCACGTAAGGTACGAACGGCTTCCGTCTGGAGTCCGGGATCAGTTGACTTTAAAAGTTCGGTCAGTTTGTTTTCGTTCAAGGCTGGATGTTTCGCGGGGAGAAACAACAGAATCTGTCTCAGTACTTCCAGTGATGTCTCAGGCAGATCGAGTAAACGAGCGGCTTGCTGCTGGGCGTTGGATTTGGCGACCCACCAGTCACCCGTAGTACCTCGCGTCCAGTCTTTCATGACCCCATCTAATTGAGCGATGGATGCCAGATAGGCTTTCAACAGTTCGGGCGTGGTGGCATTCCTGGCGAGATCCGAAATCAGTGTTTCGCGAAATGCTTTGAGTTGATCGCGGCCAATCCATTCGACGGCGACAAACCGCACCTGGGGATTTTCATCTTTTAAGGCCTGTTTTAATAGCGGTAGCGCCGGCGGTGATGTGCTTTCTTTTAACAGCAGAATTACGGCCAGTCGGACGGAGGGTTCACTGTTTGAAAAGGTCTGCTGCAATTCCGCGTCGGTGAATGTATTTCTGAGTCCCTGTCGTGCCGCCTGCTGCATGAACAGATCTGTGCTTTTCAGACGTTCGAATAAGAGTGGCAAGGCTGATTTGTCTGTGATGCGTCGTAGTGCGGCCGCCTGGACGGCAGGAGAATCATCGTGGGCGGCGACTTCCTGGAAATCAACCAGTTTGGCGGGGAGACTGGTCACGGCCTGTTCGCGGAGTCCGGACTGTTTGTCTTTCAGAACTAAAGTAACCAGATCTGGCGTCATCTTTTTCGCACTGACCAAGGCATTCAAGGCGACGGCTCTGACCCGCGGGTCAGAATTCTTAAGGGCCGCTTTCAGTTTTGTAATTCCTGTATCTCCCTGTGCCAGTAACTTGCGAGCAGCCGCATCGCGTTTCTGCCAGTCTTTGGATGTGAGAGAAACGTTTGAAGAAGTTTGCCGCCGATTCACGGCGCGAATTTTCCAGACGCGGCCTTTTCCATGTAGTGGGTAGGAACGGTCCGCCCAGTCACCGACATACAGGCTGCCGTCCGGGCCAACGGCGATGCCTGCGGGGCGAAAATGTTCTTTACCGGCAATGACGGGCTGTGTGGTGGTTTTGAATGAGGCACAGTCGGGAGTCAGGTGGTAACGGTCGATGCGGTGCTCTCCCCAACTGGCAACCAGTAGATCACCACGATAGTCGGCGGGAAGCTGGTCTGATTCATAAATAATTAAACCGGTCGGCGATTCGCCTGTCGACGAGGTCATAGGGAGCGTGCCCGGTGTTTCTGCGTTGACGGCGATGAAGGGTTCGAGTGTGCGACGACGATATCCATAGTCGCCGCCTTCGACGATGGTGAGCAGGCGACAGGGAGGACGGTTGCCGGGATCATTGTCGCCGACAAACATGCGGCCGTTGGTATCAAAGCAGAGGTGGAATGGATTCCAGAAACCGGTGGCGATGCGCTCAAGCTGGCTGCCATTCGTACGGCAGCAAAAGATGCCCCCTTCGCCGCGAAGTGCAGGGATGCGTACATTTCCTTTACCGATGAGAGTTGCATCGTCGCCGTAGTTTTGGCCGAGTGTGAAATAGATGTTTCCGAAATCGCCAACCAGCTCGGCATCGACGCCTTCATTTTCTCCCATACTGAAATAGATATTGTTGAAGAAATCAAAGGCGAAGCCGGAGAAGCCGTTATGGGGATAGGTGGCTGTGGTTTCCAGCTGAACCAGGTTTTGGCGGAGATCGGCTTTGCCATCGTTGTCTTTATCTCGTAGTCGAAAGATGGTGCTGCGGGTGGCGACATAAATCCAGCCATCGGGGTGAGCGGCGACATTCATGGTTTCGGTGGAACCTTCGTAGAAGGTCTGAATGCGGTCAGCACGACCGTCGCCGGTGGTGTCTTGCAGCAGACGAATCCGGTCTGTTTTCGGGCCTTTGTAATTTTCCGGGCGAAAGTGAGTGTGGCTTTCCACGACATAAACCCGGTCTTGTTGATCGACGGTCAGGCCGGTGACGGTCACGATATCGGGCTCGGAAGCAAACAGTTCGATTGTCAGGCGGTCATCAAGCGAACGGGGAGTCTGAATCTCTGCCGCCTGGATTGCAGACGAAATAGAAACTGACAGACAGATCAGCAGTGCTGAGATTCTCAGGCAGGTACATGAGAGAATCTTCCGGGATGAGAGACCGGTCATGGTTTCGATTCCTTTTGTCTGATTGCGGCGTGTGATTTGAGGTGGGGGCTTCAGTATGTTGCTATTTCTGATTCAGATATCCCAGGGAAGTCAGGAACGCGTCCAGCTTTTCGATCGTGGAGTCGTAGTTCACTTTGTTTTTACTCAGATTGAAAAAGCCGTGTCCCTGATCTTTATACGCGAAGAGTTCACAGCGATTCCCGTTTTCTTTCATCTGCCTGGTAAACCGTTCCACATTTTCAAAGAGTACGGTGGTGTCAGCCGTGCCGTGAAAAATGATGGTGGGAGGTAGGTCCTTGCGGATGAAATGGATGGGGGAAATCTCTTTACAACGTTCGCCGAGTTGTCTTGGTCCCCCTTTCCAGCCGGTTTCGGTGGTATCGACGACCGGATTAAAGAGCGCCATTGCATTGGGGGCGGAGGAGATTTCTTTGTTTTCGTTTCGTTCTTCAAAGCCGACAACGGTACCAGTGCAGGCAGCAACGTGACCTCCCGCCGATCCGCCGCCTGCCACGATACGGTTGGGATCAATGCCCAGTTCGGCCGCGTGCTGGCGAATCCAGCGGACGGCTGATTTCCCGTCGGCGACACATTCGAACGGGGTGGTCTTGTGTTTGGATTTGATGCGATATTCGGCAGCGCAGGCGACCATGCCTTTGGATGCCAGATGTTTGCAGTGCGGTTCAAACTGGCTGGGGCTACCGCCGGTCCAGCCACCACCAAAGAAGAAAACGATGGCAGGGCGGGAATCTCCGGCTTTCCAGTCTTTGGGTTTAAAAATGTTAAGATGCAGATCGCCTTGATCTGTCGTTTTATAAACTTCAAAGTCCGCGCCTTTGAGTCGTTTCCAGGCTTTGCCTTTGTTGGAACGTTTTTTATCAGCTGCCTCGACAGTTGTTCCAAATGACTGTCCTAGAAGACCAATTAAAGAGAAAAGTATAAGTGCTTGCCGGGAGATTGAATTCATGTTGTTGATATTCCTGCAAAAAATAATGAAACCGATTGTTTGATGTCGAATCATGTGATCCTCTATAGTAAATTAAAGTCTGATCAAAATGTCTCTTCATTTCCTGTTGGAATATTAAAAAATGAAAATTAAATTGATTCTGAGTGTGGCCCTGTTCATGGGGTTGTTTGCTGTTTCGAGTTCTGCTCATGCGGACAAAAAAACAACGAAACTGCCGGAGAAAGAAAACTTTCATATCTATCTGCTTATCGGGCAGTCGAATATGGCAGGGCGCGGTGTTGTTGATCCCGCTGCGAATAAGCCGCATCCCCGAGTTTTGAAGCTGGATAAAAAAGGGAACTGGGTTCCCGCGACCGACCCGCTGCATTTTGACAAGCCAAAGATTGCCGGCGTGGGGCCAGGGTCGGGGTTTGGTCCTGCAATTGCGGACGTCTCCCCGGATGTCACGATTGGATTGATCCCGGCAGCAGTCGGGGGCACGCCACTCAGCCGCTGGGTTAAGGGAGGAGATTTGTATGAGCGTGCTGTGAAATGGGCGAAAAAGAACCAGAAGAAAGGCGTGATTAAAGGGGCGATCTGGCACCAGGGGGAAGGTGACTCTTCCAATCCGGAATTGTATAACAGCTATCAGAAACGGTTGTCCGGCATGATTGTCGATTTGCGAACCGATTTGAACGAGCCCGATATGCCGTTTGTGATGGGCGAGCTGGGAGAATTTTTCACGCGTCCCGGAGCAAGTACAGTGAACGAGGCATTGCACGGGATTGCGAAGTCGGTACCTGGGACCGGGGTGGCGTCATCCAAAGGGCTGAAGGCAAAAAGTGATCAGGTTCACTTCAACGCGGCAGCGGAAAAAGAATTCGGCAAACGTTACGCAGAGCAGATGTTGAAACTGCAAAAGCAGACTGCCGGGAAAGAGTGACGAGTTGAATGCTGATATTTTAGTGAGCGGGTCGGCGGTTTCTATGTCAAGATTGCTGTCACAAAACCGGTGGCTAGCGCCATTCCGCTCACTTACGAGTAGCATTTTCTTTGCGTTTACGCGAGAATTTCCTCGACGGGGTGATGATCTTCGACGCCGGTCAGGCGTTGATCGAGTCCCTGGAATTTGTAGCTGAGTTTTTTGTGATCAATTCCCAGACACTTCAGGATGGTGGCGTTGAATTCGTGGATATGCACGGGTTTGTCAACAATGTTGTAACTGAAATCGTCGGTGGTGCCATGTACGAGTCCGGGTTTGATGCCGCCGCCTGACATCCAAATGCTGAAGCAGCGCGGGTGATGGTCGCGTCCGTAATTTTCACGCGTCAGTTTTCCCTGGCAGTAAACGGTGCGGCCGAACTCTCCGCCCCAGATGACCAGTGTGTCATCCAGCATGCCACGTTGCTTCAGGTCTTTGACCAAAGCGGCAGCGGGCTGGTCGATGTCTTTACATTGCTTGGGTAAATCGCCGGCGATGTTGGCGTGTTGATCCCAGCCGCGGTGGAAGATTTGCGAGAATCGCACTCCGCGTTCTGCCATGCGACGAGCCAGCAGACAGTGATACGCGAAGGTTCCCGGCTTATGCACATCGGGGCCATACATGTCGAGTGTGGCTTTGGTTTCTTTGGAGATGTCGGTTAATTCGGGAACTGACGTCTGCATGCGGAATGCCATTTCATATTGCGAAATCCGTGTTTGAATTTCAGGATCGCCGATAGCGTTGAATTCGTTCTGGTTCATTTCTGCCAGCGTATCCAGCATGCGTCGTCGCAGTTTTGCAGAAACGCCGGGAGGGTTGGAGAGAAACAGAACCGGATCGCCTTTCGATCGGAGCGAGACGCCGGAATATTTACTGGCCAGGAATCCGCTGCCCCACAGGCGGTTATAAAGTGCCTGCGCCTGCTGCCGACCAGACCAGGTTGAAGTTAAAACAACGAATGAAGGAAGATTTTCGTTCATGGAGCCCAGGCCATAACTCAGCCAGGAGCCCAGGCTGGGACGACCGGGGAGCTGGTTTCCGGTACAGATGTAGGTAATCGCGGGGTCATGATTGATGGCTTCAGTCCAGATTGAGCGGACAATCGAGATGTCTTTGACGATTCCGGCCGTGTGTGGCAGAAGCTCGCTGATCCAGGCCCCTTCGCCGCCGTTATCATGTTTAGTGAATTTGAATTTGGACGGTGCTAGAGGGAAGCGAGACTGACCGGACGTCATTGTGGTCAAACGCTGGCCTTTGCGAACTTCTTCCGGCAGATCTTTATCGAACAGTTTATCGAGAGACGGCTTATAGTCGAATGTATCCAGCTGGGAAGGAGAGCCTGCCATAAACAGATAGATGGCGCGTTTTGCTTTGGGGGCAAAGTGCGGGACTCCCGGCAATCCGCCGGTCGCTTTCATTTCCGCGGGTGCAGCCTGAGCCTGATTGTATTGTGATTCCAGTGAGGCGAGTGCAGCGGTACCCAATCCTAATCCGCCGGTCTTGAAAAAGTGGCGTCGGGTGATTTGCGAGAGATGTTCCTGAATGGGATTCATATCAGTACCTTACTTTTTATTTATGCTGTGTTGGACTTTTGCAGTCCTCGTTGATTTGTTGAAAACAGTTCTCTATGAGATCAGTCTTTGGTGAGTACTTCGTCCAGGTTGAGGATGAGGTTACCAATCATCGTCCAGGCAGCCAGTTCCTGTGGATTCAAAGTGGCATCCGGTTTGGATTCACCAACGGCCAGCAATTCGGTCGCCGCTTTGGGATCAGACTGATAGTGCATCAGCATATCCTGGTATGTAGTTAAGGTGAGTTTCAGGTCTTCTGAGGAAATCGGTTTGGAGGTGGCCAGCTTGTAGGCGAAGCGAATTCGTTCTTCGGGAGTCTTGCCTCCTTCTTTCATCATTCGCTGGCCGAAGGCCCGGGCTGCTTCCAGATATTGAGGATCATTTAACAATAACAATGCCTGAAGTGGCGTATTGGTCCGCTCTCGTCGCATGGTGCAGGCTTCCCGGCTGGGCGCATCAAATGTCGACATTTCTGGTGGCGGTGCGGTCCGTTTCCAGAAGGTATATAGCCCGCGACGGAAGACTTTGTCGGGCCCTTTGTCTTGTTTGAAGCGAACCGTATTCGAGCCGGAATACCCGACAGCATGCCAGAGTCCATCCGGCTGCGGAGGTTTGACACTGGGGCCACCGACTTTGGGGACGAGCAAGCCACTGACAGCCAATGCCTGATCGCGGAGCATTTCTGCATCGAGCCGGAACCGGGGGCCTCGTGCCAGCAGTCGGTTCTTCGGATCTTTTTTATATAGTTCGGGAGTCACATTGGAGCTCTGTCGATAGGTGGCAGACATCAGCAGTTGTTTCATGAAGCGTTTGACATCCCAGTGGTGTTCCTGAAAATCGACGGCTAACCAGTCGAGCAATTCGGGATGACTGGGAGCCGCACCCTGGTTGCCGAAGTCTTCGCTGGTTTCCACAATGCCGATGCCAAACAACTGCTGCCAGTAGCGGTTCACAGCAACACGTGAGGTCAGCGGATGATTGGGGGCCACCAGCCATTTGGCCAGACCCAGACGATTGACGGGCCACTCGGCTGCCATCTGGGGAAATTGCGACGGAGTCTTTCGGGTGACTTTCTCCCCTTTCTGATCGTATTGTCCTCGCTTCAAGTCAAAGGCATCCTTAATACCTTTTCGTTCACGGAAGACAAGTGTGGTGGGCAGAGACTGCGTCAATTTCTCTTCTTGGGCTTTGACCTGGACTTTTTGGGCGAGCACCTTTCGGTATTCCGAATCGAACTGATTCAAATAATATTGTCGTAATAAGTCGGTCTGTTGTGGCGTACGTTTATCAGCCGCCAATTGCAGGACCGGAGTAATCTGTTTGTCAAAGAATACCTGATTGACTTCAGTCTCGGAGAGCTCATGATCGAAGATCCGGAATTCGTCGACGAATCCATTTTTCAAATGGGCTTTCGTACTGGAATGTCCCAGAAGCAGTGTGGCGGAATTCAGCGATGTTGTGTTCTTAAACGAGTCTGACGAGATCGTCAGCTCAGATGATTTTCCATCTATATAAACGGCGACGCCATGTGCTTTGGCGGAACCATCGTACGTCACACAGATGTGGTGCCACTGGTTGGGCGTGATTTCATTGTTTTTGGTCTGGACCTGAATCGCATATCCGGGCCAGCGATCGATGAGTCGTACGCTGAGGCTGCGGTTTGTAATTTGCAGATCGTAGCCGCGTTCCCGCGAATTGGGATTTAAGCTCGAAACAATCGGCCCCGAAGTTTTGCCGTTTGTTTTGACCCAGATCGCAAAGCTGAATGGAGTCGCTTTGGCGAATTGTCCGGTCTTTCCAAGATCCAGATGATTTCCAGCAGTGAACTGGAATCCGTTGCCGAATTTCCCTGCGGTCCAGGCTGGTTTGCCTTTGACGGTGGCTTTGTTTTTCGGATTGGTCTGATCTGCGCCCGTGGTACCTTCTTTTTCGTCCAGGTTGAATGCAGCGAGCACTCCGCCAGGCTGAGGGATCGAAAGGTTTGGATCGCTGCCGGTTTTCTGGATTTGCTGTTTCCACTGTAACCAGGATTGAAACGCCGGCTCGTTGGCTTTGATTCGCTTGTTTCCCTGTTGTTCCAATGCGACTAGTTGCTCTTTGAATGCTTTGAGTTGTTTGGACTGTGCGGCGTTGGGGACTCTTAACGAAGGGGGCGAGTCTTTAATGTTGCCGTCCATCGCCGGGCCATCCAGATTATTGAAGAAGGCAAACAGCTGATAAAACTCGGTTTTTGTGAACGGATCGAACTTATGATCGTGGCAGACGGCACAGCCCAGGGTTAAACCCATGAAGGCCTGACCGGTGGTTTCGACGCGGTCGATGACATTGC
This window of the Gimesia fumaroli genome carries:
- the ndk gene encoding nucleoside-diphosphate kinase, which produces MALEQTLILIKPDAVQRRLAGTLLSRFENKGLKIVGLKMLQVTKELAAEHYAEHVEKPFYPLLEEFITAGPVVALVAEGPEAISVVRSMMGSTNGRESAPGTIRGDYGVSRQMNLVHGSDGPEAAAREIPIYFKPEELVSYESSLGDWVCADDEK
- the carA gene encoding glutamine-hydrolyzing carbamoyl-phosphate synthase small subunit, translating into MQKTAKLALADGSVFTGTAFGADGEVHGEVVFNTSMTGYQEILTDPSYCGQIVTMTYPQIGNYGIVPEDVESSGIALQGFIIRELCEIPSNYRATQTLDEYLKAAGVIGLQGIDTRALVRKIRTVGAMTGVLSTVDLDDESLVKKAQSSPQLVGQDLVSQVIPQSACEWEEGLSELAQSSSTHSFAGNTIDTLKENEGNTGCDYHIVAIDYGMKWNIARHLKQLGCKVTILPGNCTAQDVLDLNPDGVFLSNGPGDPEPLTYAIETIRGLLGKVPIFGICLGHQLLGLACGCKTFKLKFGHRGANQPVVNQDTGQVEITSQNHGFAIDPDSMPDEVEVTHINMNDNTVAGLRHKTYPAFSVQYHPEASAGPHDSHYLFQQFFESIKQAQVSS
- a CDS encoding ArsR/SmtB family transcription factor, whose translation is MATNLVDPPQERSTQRFPTLPDHLEKNLVKVFKLLSDETRLRIMLYLAQEEELFVTALCERLNQSQPAVSHHLALLRDAGLIEARRDGKHNFYSICREHFHSIMAELFNSFNDPDENIIRIDNFVLTQDVS
- a CDS encoding SDR family NAD(P)-dependent oxidoreductase produces the protein MSVSSFCDLSGMKALVTGSSTGIGKAIALELADAGADVLIHYRNSKDAAQEVVEQIQQRGRKSAALSADLAHRENYSAFIDQAFGEWGALDLWINNAGVDLLTGAESKLDYDHKLEKLFEVDVRGTVLLSREVGLRMQQQGTGCLLNIGWDQSDRGMEGDSGELFAASKNAIMGFSRSLAVSLAPDVRVNCIAPGWIQTAWGETASEVWQERVRQETPMKCWGKPEDIAKMARFLCSREAAYITGQVINVNGGAVR
- a CDS encoding PVC-type heme-binding CxxCH protein; this encodes MTGLSSRKILSCTCLRISALLICLSVSISSAIQAAEIQTPRSLDDRLTIELFASEPDIVTVTGLTVDQQDRVYVVESHTHFRPENYKGPKTDRIRLLQDTTGDGRADRIQTFYEGSTETMNVAAHPDGWIYVATRSTIFRLRDKDNDGKADLRQNLVQLETTATYPHNGFSGFAFDFFNNIYFSMGENEGVDAELVGDFGNIYFTLGQNYGDDATLIGKGNVRIPALRGEGGIFCCRTNGSQLERIATGFWNPFHLCFDTNGRMFVGDNDPGNRPPCRLLTIVEGGDYGYRRRTLEPFIAVNAETPGTLPMTSSTGESPTGLIIYESDQLPADYRGDLLVASWGEHRIDRYHLTPDCASFKTTTQPVIAGKEHFRPAGIAVGPDGSLYVGDWADRSYPLHGKGRVWKIRAVNRRQTSSNVSLTSKDWQKRDAAARKLLAQGDTGITKLKAALKNSDPRVRAVALNALVSAKKMTPDLVTLVLKDKQSGLREQAVTSLPAKLVDFQEVAAHDDSPAVQAAALRRITDKSALPLLFERLKSTDLFMQQAARQGLRNTFTDAELQQTFSNSEPSVRLAVILLLKESTSPPALPLLKQALKDENPQVRFVAVEWIGRDQLKAFRETLISDLARNATTPELLKAYLASIAQLDGVMKDWTRGTTGDWWVAKSNAQQQAARLLDLPETSLEVLRQILLFLPAKHPALNENKLTELLKSTDPGLQTEAVRTLRELKTKSVREKLLQLALNANADPNLRAEAVINLDSSRLENIAPLIQLAQDKNATVNREALRTLTGASLKESQQSRLKQMATAKVEKAALIERVLTQQVTQKKPSKDQLSEWMHALAGPADPLAGQRLFFHPQGPGCFRCHQIDGRGQQVGPGLLRTNGRIALNREQLVEAIINPSKDIDPGFLPLTIVTIDGKTASGIYHKHNNKERSIYDSNGKIISFKISDIEEMIPSKTSIMPNGLIDRMTLQEFRDLIAYLLPEPKQKKSPTDANR
- a CDS encoding alpha/beta hydrolase, with translation MNSISRQALILFSLIGLLGQSFGTTVEAADKKRSNKGKAWKRLKGADFEVYKTTDQGDLHLNIFKPKDWKAGDSRPAIVFFFGGGWTGGSPSQFEPHCKHLASKGMVACAAEYRIKSKHKTTPFECVADGKSAVRWIRQHAAELGIDPNRIVAGGGSAGGHVAACTGTVVGFEERNENKEISSAPNAMALFNPVVDTTETGWKGGPRQLGERCKEISPIHFIRKDLPPTIIFHGTADTTVLFENVERFTRQMKENGNRCELFAYKDQGHGFFNLSKNKVNYDSTIEKLDAFLTSLGYLNQK
- a CDS encoding sialate O-acetylesterase; translated protein: MKIKLILSVALFMGLFAVSSSAHADKKTTKLPEKENFHIYLLIGQSNMAGRGVVDPAANKPHPRVLKLDKKGNWVPATDPLHFDKPKIAGVGPGSGFGPAIADVSPDVTIGLIPAAVGGTPLSRWVKGGDLYERAVKWAKKNQKKGVIKGAIWHQGEGDSSNPELYNSYQKRLSGMIVDLRTDLNEPDMPFVMGELGEFFTRPGASTVNEALHGIAKSVPGTGVASSKGLKAKSDQVHFNAAAEKEFGKRYAEQMLKLQKQTAGKE
- a CDS encoding DUF1501 domain-containing protein — protein: MNPIQEHLSQITRRHFFKTGGLGLGTAALASLESQYNQAQAAPAEMKATGGLPGVPHFAPKAKRAIYLFMAGSPSQLDTFDYKPSLDKLFDKDLPEEVRKGQRLTTMTSGQSRFPLAPSKFKFTKHDNGGEGAWISELLPHTAGIVKDISIVRSIWTEAINHDPAITYICTGNQLPGRPSLGSWLSYGLGSMNENLPSFVVLTSTWSGRQQAQALYNRLWGSGFLASKYSGVSLRSKGDPVLFLSNPPGVSAKLRRRMLDTLAEMNQNEFNAIGDPEIQTRISQYEMAFRMQTSVPELTDISKETKATLDMYGPDVHKPGTFAYHCLLARRMAERGVRFSQIFHRGWDQHANIAGDLPKQCKDIDQPAAALVKDLKQRGMLDDTLVIWGGEFGRTVYCQGKLTRENYGRDHHPRCFSIWMSGGGIKPGLVHGTTDDFSYNIVDKPVHIHEFNATILKCLGIDHKKLSYKFQGLDQRLTGVEDHHPVEEILA